The Helianthus annuus cultivar XRQ/B chromosome 16, HanXRQr2.0-SUNRISE, whole genome shotgun sequence genome includes a window with the following:
- the LOC110873089 gene encoding peptide methionine sulfoxide reductase B5, which produces MVWNGTLANAMTSSIPHLSRSNLLLLSTTTHLKENRSSFLKIVSVAGGAKRGFRGGIVAMAAQVQKSEEEWRAVLSPEQFRILRQKGTEYPGTGVYDKFYEEGVYTCAGCETPLYKSTAKFNSGCGWPAFFEGLPGAINRNADPDGMRVEITCAACGGHLGHVFKGEGFRTPTDERHCVNSVSLKFTPAN; this is translated from the exons ATGGTATGGAATGGAACCCTGGCGAATGCGATGACGTCATCTATCCCTCATTTATCAAGAAGCAACCTGTTGTTGTTGAGCACCACCACCCATTTGAAAGAGAATCGGTCTTCATTTTTGAAGATTGTGAGTGTTGCAGGAGGAGCCAAGAGAGGGTTTAGAGGGGGAATTGTGGCTATGGCTGCTCAGGTTCAGAAGTCGGAGGAGGAGTGGCGTGCGGTTTTATCCCCTGAGCAGTTTCGGATTCTCAGACAGAAAGGGACTGA GTATCCTGGCACGGGAGTGTATGACAAGTTCTATGAGGAGGGGGTGTATACTTGTGCAGGGTGCGAGACCCCTCTGTACAAGTCCACTGCAAAGTTTAATTCTGGGTGTGGTTGGCCTGCCTTCTTTGAGGGTCTCCCCGGAGCCATAAACCGTAAT GCTGATCCAGATGGAATGAGGGTGGAAATCACATGTGCAGCTTGTGGTGGGCATCTTGGGCATGTTTTTAAAGGTGAAGGTTTTCGCACCCCCACGGATGAACGCCATTGTGTCAATAGCGTCTCCCTCAAGTTTACCCCAGCAAATTAA
- the LOC110873087 gene encoding K(+) efflux antiporter 3, chloroplastic — protein sequence MLASWHGPMGHERIILHPRSTPHRYVYRSTCHCYCYAKSPNTNKSFLTSSFLGRRRQLLYISSKNNNHRRQFQRFRMNATPDVAGAIEVINDLGLDTLTFLAVTVLVVPAFKIVKASPILGFFCAGVVLNQFGLIRNLTDVKVLSEWGILFLLFEMGLELSLARLKALAKFAFGMGLTQVVLSTLAFTAFELPPNGAIGTRILEFLFHSRPDLVNIRSIDEAIVIGAALSLSSSAFVLQLLAEKGELPTRFGSATLGILLLQDIAVVPLLVILPVLESQNLVQESILPMLVKESLKALGGLGLLSLGGKFLLRRVFEVVAEARSSEAFVALCLLTVAGTSLITQKLGFSDTLGAFLAGALLAETNYRTQIEADIRPFRGLLLGLFFVTTGTSIDTQLLLREWPNVLSLLAGLIVIKTLIITAIGPRVGLTLQESVRIGLLLSQGGEFGFVVFSLANRLGVLPLELNKLLIIVVVLSMALTPLLNDLGRKAADFIGENVDEEDKPAEVVNFDATDPVVILGFGQMSQVLANFLSTPLANGIDGDAGWPFVAFDLDPSVVKASSKLGFPVLYGDGSRAAVLQSAGISSPKAVMVMYEGRQRAVEAVERIRLAFPAVPIYARAQDIPHLLDLKEAGATDAILENAETSLQLGSKLLKGLGVMSDDVNFLSQIVRDSMELQAKTIAVAKDPDVMESLQVRVGDLVSTRKSGAVLPAKEESVRISQAERDRILMTQEPPKPKPKPQSSGEDGRGVLYCELDMDNDVPNQH from the exons ATGCTTGCTTCTTGGCATGGCCCTATG GGCCATGAGCGTATTATTCTTCATCCAAGATCCACTCCTCATCGATATGTTTATCGGTCAACATGTCACTGCTACTGTTATGCAAAATCACCAAATACAAATAAATCTTTCTTAACTTCCTCATTTCTGGGGAGAAGAAGGCAGCTGCTTTATATCTCATCAAAGAATAATAATCATAGACGACAATTTCAGAGATTTCGTATGAATGCAACACCGGATGTTGCGGGTGCCATTGAGGTCATTAATGACCTTGGGTTGGATACTCTCACTTTCTTAGCTGTCACTGTTTTAGTGGTTCCTGCTTTCAAGATCGTCAAAGCTAGCCCT ATACTTGGTTTCTTCTGCGCGGGAGTTGTGCTCAATCAGTTTGGGCTGATTAGAAATCTTACAGATGTTAAAGTTCTCTCTGAGTGGGGCATCCTTTTCTTG CTATTTGAGATGGGATTAGAGCTTTCACTTGCCCGTTTGAAAGCTCTTGCTAAATTCGCATTCGGTATGGGTTTAACTCAG GTTGTTCTGTCTACTCTTGCTTTCACAGCATTTGAACTCCCACCTAATGGGGCTATTGGAACCCGAATTTTGGAGTTCCTTTTTCACTCAAGACCTGATTTG GTAAACATTAGAAGTATTGATGAGGCTATAGTGATTGGTGCTGCTCTCTCGTTGTCATCTTCTGCGTTTGTTCTACAG CTTCTTGCAGAGAAAGGTGAGCTACCAACTCGATTCGGGTCAGCTACACTTGGGATACTCCTCCTCCAG GATATAGCAGTGGTCCCTCTTTTAGTTATACTTCCAGTGTTGGAAAGCCAG AATTTAGTGCAAGAAAGTATTTTACCGATGCTTGTGAAAGAAAGTTTGAAGGCTTTAGGTGGACTAGGTTTGCTCTCTCTTGGTGGAAAATTCCTTCTTAGGCGTGTTTTTGAG gttgttgcagaagcaAGAAGCTCAGAAGCTTTTGTAGCGCTTTGTTTATTGACAGTTGCTGGAACATCACTTATAACTCAGAAATTAGGCTTTAGCGACACG CTTGGAGCCTTTTTAGCCGGGGCTTTGTTGGCTGAAACAAATTACAGGACCCAGATTGAAGCTGACATAAGGCCTTTTAGGGGGTTACTTCTTGGGTTATTCTTTGTGACTACCGGAACATCTATAGATACACAG CTACTTCTCCGAGAATGGCCGAATGTATTGTCACTGTTAGCAGGTTTAATTGTTATCAAGACACTGATTATAACAGCAATTGGTCCGCGTGTTGGGCTAACTTTGCAAGAGAGTGTGAGGATAGGATTGCTTCTTTCTCAAGGTGGTGAATTTGGATTTGTTGTTTTTTCTCTTGCAAACAG GCTAGGGGTGTTGCCACTTGAGCTTAACAAGCTTCTTATAATCGTTGTTGTGTTGTCAATGGCGTTGACTCCTTTACTTAACGATCTTGGACGCAAGGCTGCTGATTTTATTGGTGAAAAtgttgatgaagaagat AAACCTGCTGAAGTGGTAAATTTTGATGCGACGGATCCAGTTGTTATCCTTGGGTTTGGACAAATGAGTCAG GTTCTTGCCAACTTCTTGTCCACTCCACTGGCCAATGGTATAGACGGGGATGCTGGATGGCCTTTTGTTGCCTTTGATCTTGATCCATCTGTCGTAAAG GCATCTAGTAAACTTGGTTTCCCAGTCCTGTATGGAGATGGATCGCGTGCTGCTGTTTTACAGTCTGCTGGTATATCTTCTCCAAAAGCGGTCATGGTTATGTATGAAGGACGACAGAGGGCAGTTGAAGCTGTTGAAAGGATTCGCCTTGCATTCCCTGCA GTACCTATATATGCACGTGCTCAGGACATCCCACATCTTTTAGATCTGAAAGAAGCAGGGGCGACTGATGCTATTCTAGAAAACGCAGAG ACAAGTTTGCAACTTGGATCAAAGCTCCTGAAAGGGCTGGGTGTTATGTCTGATGATGTAAACTTTTTAAGTCAAATTGTTAGAGATTCGATGGAGTTGCAAGCTAAAACAATTGCTGTAGCCAAGGACCCTGATGTTATGGAGTCACTACAG GTGAGAGTTGGGGATTTGGTATCAACAAGAAAATCTGGGGCGGTACTCCCAGCCAAGGAAGAATCAGTGAGAATCAGCCAAGCGGAGAGAGATCGCATCCTAATGACACAGGAACCACCAAAGCCGAAGCCCAAGCCCCAGTCAAGTGGGGAGGACGGGAGAGGCGTGTTATATTGTGAACTTGATATGGACAACGATGTTCCAAACCAACACTAA